The proteins below come from a single Oxyura jamaicensis isolate SHBP4307 breed ruddy duck chromosome 1, BPBGC_Ojam_1.0, whole genome shotgun sequence genomic window:
- the RBP5 gene encoding retinol-binding protein 5, giving the protein MVIRTITSLRDYVMDFDLGVQFEEDLGPVDGRKCQTTVSWEGDQLVCEQLGEKRNRGWRHWLEGDRLHLRMTAEDEVCVQVFQKVK; this is encoded by the exons ATGGTCATCCGCACGATCACCTCCCTTCGGGACTACGTTATGGATTTCGACCTGGGAGTCCAGTTTGAGGAAGACCTGGGGCCTGTGGATGGACGCAAGTGCCAG acaacCGTGTCCTGGGAGGGTGATCAGCTGGTGTGCGAGCAGCTAGGAGAGAAGAGGAACCGGGGCTGGAGGCACTGGCTGGAGGGGGACCGGCTGCATCTG CGCATGACGGCCGAGGACGAAGTCTGCGTTCAGGTCTTCCAGAAAGTGAAGTGA